In the Populus trichocarpa isolate Nisqually-1 chromosome 1, P.trichocarpa_v4.1, whole genome shotgun sequence genome, one interval contains:
- the LOC7461656 gene encoding O-fucosyltransferase 1 isoform X1 has product MRRRLGHHRQHGKQGGVGGRGLLLKLLIAVFVVLLICTLSLLFSATITATNGSNAPSEINVEKLWESANSGGWRPSSSPRTDWPSPPKETRGYLRVRCNGGLNQQRSAICNAVLAARIMNATLVLPELDANSFWHDDSGFHGIYDVEHFIQSLRFDVRIVERIPEIRKNGKTKKIKAFQLRPPRDAPISWYTTEALEKMKEHGAIYLTPFSHRLAEEIDNPEYQRLRCRVNYHALRFKPHIMKLSESIVDKLRSQGHFMAIHLRFEMDMLAFAGCFDIFSPAEQKILKKYRMENFAKKTLIYKERRAIGKCPLAPEEVGLLLRAMGFNNSTRMYLAAGELFGGEHFMKPFRALFPHLENHSSVDSSEELAANARGLIGSAVDYMVCLLADIFMPTYDGPSNFANNLLGHRLYYGFRTNIRPDRKGLAPVFTAREEGQTAGFEEAVRRVMLKTNFGGPHKRISPESFYTNSWPECFCQMETRNPDDKCPSENVMQILHSQLESENMDSEIYNQSDSVVSLAER; this is encoded by the exons ATGAGAAG AAGATTAGGACACCACAGGCAACACGGAAAGCAAGGAGGAGTAGGAGGAAGAGGATTATTATTGAAACTATTGATAGCAGTTTTTGTTGTTCTCTTGATCTGCACTCTTTCTTTACTCTTTTCCGCTACTATTACTGCAACTAACGGATCCAACGCTCCATCTGAG ATAAATGTAGAAAAACTATGGGAAAGTGCGAATTCGGGTGGTTGGAGGCCATCATCTTCTCCACGAACTGATTGGCCAT CTCCTCCAAAAGAGACCAGGGGGTATCTTCGTGTTCGCTGTAATGGTGGTTTGAATCAGCAAAGAAGTGCG ATCTGTAATGCTGTTCTTGCTGCAAGAATCATGAACGCTACACTTGTTTTGCCTGAGTTGGATGCGAACTCCTTCTGGCATGATGACAG TGGATTCCATGGCATCTATGACGTTGAACATTTTATCCAGTCACTGAGATTTGATGTACGAATTGTGGAAAGAATACCAGAAATTCGTAAAAATGggaaaactaaaaagataaagGCTTTTCAG CTGCGCCCCCCAAGAGATGCTCCTATTAGTTGGTATACAACTGAAGCTCTGGAGAAAATGAAGGAACATGGAGCCATCTATCTAACTCCATTTTCACATCGTTTAGCTGAAGAAATTGACAACCCTGAGTACCAGCGGTTGAGGTGCAGAGTTAACTATCATGCTCTAAGATTTAAACCACACATTATGAAGTTAAGCGAGTCAATAGTTGATAAACTACGTTCTCAAGGTCACTTCATGGCAATACACCTTCGTTTTGAGATGGACATGCTGGCATTTGCCGG GTGCTTTGATATATTTAGCCCTGCAGagcaaaaaatattgaagaagtATCGGATGGAAAATTTTGCCAAGAAAACACTCATTTATAAAGAAAGAAGGGCGATTGGAAAATGTCCACTTGCTCCAGAAGAG GTTGGTCTTCTTTTACGTGCAATGGGGTTCAACAATTCCACCAGGATGTACCTAGCAGCTGGTGAACTGTTTGGTGGAGAGCACTTTATGAAACCATTTAGGGCCCTTTTCCCTCACCTTGAAAATCACAGTTCTGTGGATTCTAGTGAGGAGCTAGCCGCAAATGCTCGGGGATTGATAGGCTCTGCTGTGGATTACATGGTTTGTCTTCTTGCTGACATATTTATGCCAACTTATGATGGGCCAAGCAACTTTGCCAACAATCTCTTGGGTCACCGCCTGTATTATGGCTTTCGAACAAATATAAGACCTGACAGGAAAGGTCTTGCCCCAGTTTTTACTGCTCGAGAAGAGGGACAGACAGCTGGTTTTGAAGAAGCAGTTAGACGTGTCATGCTCAAAACAAACTTTGGTGGCCCTCACAAACGGATCTCACCTGAATCATTTTATACGAATTCTTGGCCTGAATGTTTCTGTCAAATGGAAACACGGAATCCTGATGATAAATGCCCATCAGAGAATGTCATGCAAATTTTGCATAGCCAGTTAGAGAGTGAAAACATGGACTCGGAAATATACAACCAATCAGATTCAGTAGTTTCTTTGGCAGAAAGATAA
- the LOC7461656 gene encoding O-fucosyltransferase 1 isoform X2, whose amino-acid sequence MRRLGHHRQHGKQGGVGGRGLLLKLLIAVFVVLLICTLSLLFSATITATNGSNAPSEINVEKLWESANSGGWRPSSSPRTDWPSPPKETRGYLRVRCNGGLNQQRSAICNAVLAARIMNATLVLPELDANSFWHDDSGFHGIYDVEHFIQSLRFDVRIVERIPEIRKNGKTKKIKAFQLRPPRDAPISWYTTEALEKMKEHGAIYLTPFSHRLAEEIDNPEYQRLRCRVNYHALRFKPHIMKLSESIVDKLRSQGHFMAIHLRFEMDMLAFAGCFDIFSPAEQKILKKYRMENFAKKTLIYKERRAIGKCPLAPEEVGLLLRAMGFNNSTRMYLAAGELFGGEHFMKPFRALFPHLENHSSVDSSEELAANARGLIGSAVDYMVCLLADIFMPTYDGPSNFANNLLGHRLYYGFRTNIRPDRKGLAPVFTAREEGQTAGFEEAVRRVMLKTNFGGPHKRISPESFYTNSWPECFCQMETRNPDDKCPSENVMQILHSQLESENMDSEIYNQSDSVVSLAER is encoded by the exons ATGAGAAG ATTAGGACACCACAGGCAACACGGAAAGCAAGGAGGAGTAGGAGGAAGAGGATTATTATTGAAACTATTGATAGCAGTTTTTGTTGTTCTCTTGATCTGCACTCTTTCTTTACTCTTTTCCGCTACTATTACTGCAACTAACGGATCCAACGCTCCATCTGAG ATAAATGTAGAAAAACTATGGGAAAGTGCGAATTCGGGTGGTTGGAGGCCATCATCTTCTCCACGAACTGATTGGCCAT CTCCTCCAAAAGAGACCAGGGGGTATCTTCGTGTTCGCTGTAATGGTGGTTTGAATCAGCAAAGAAGTGCG ATCTGTAATGCTGTTCTTGCTGCAAGAATCATGAACGCTACACTTGTTTTGCCTGAGTTGGATGCGAACTCCTTCTGGCATGATGACAG TGGATTCCATGGCATCTATGACGTTGAACATTTTATCCAGTCACTGAGATTTGATGTACGAATTGTGGAAAGAATACCAGAAATTCGTAAAAATGggaaaactaaaaagataaagGCTTTTCAG CTGCGCCCCCCAAGAGATGCTCCTATTAGTTGGTATACAACTGAAGCTCTGGAGAAAATGAAGGAACATGGAGCCATCTATCTAACTCCATTTTCACATCGTTTAGCTGAAGAAATTGACAACCCTGAGTACCAGCGGTTGAGGTGCAGAGTTAACTATCATGCTCTAAGATTTAAACCACACATTATGAAGTTAAGCGAGTCAATAGTTGATAAACTACGTTCTCAAGGTCACTTCATGGCAATACACCTTCGTTTTGAGATGGACATGCTGGCATTTGCCGG GTGCTTTGATATATTTAGCCCTGCAGagcaaaaaatattgaagaagtATCGGATGGAAAATTTTGCCAAGAAAACACTCATTTATAAAGAAAGAAGGGCGATTGGAAAATGTCCACTTGCTCCAGAAGAG GTTGGTCTTCTTTTACGTGCAATGGGGTTCAACAATTCCACCAGGATGTACCTAGCAGCTGGTGAACTGTTTGGTGGAGAGCACTTTATGAAACCATTTAGGGCCCTTTTCCCTCACCTTGAAAATCACAGTTCTGTGGATTCTAGTGAGGAGCTAGCCGCAAATGCTCGGGGATTGATAGGCTCTGCTGTGGATTACATGGTTTGTCTTCTTGCTGACATATTTATGCCAACTTATGATGGGCCAAGCAACTTTGCCAACAATCTCTTGGGTCACCGCCTGTATTATGGCTTTCGAACAAATATAAGACCTGACAGGAAAGGTCTTGCCCCAGTTTTTACTGCTCGAGAAGAGGGACAGACAGCTGGTTTTGAAGAAGCAGTTAGACGTGTCATGCTCAAAACAAACTTTGGTGGCCCTCACAAACGGATCTCACCTGAATCATTTTATACGAATTCTTGGCCTGAATGTTTCTGTCAAATGGAAACACGGAATCCTGATGATAAATGCCCATCAGAGAATGTCATGCAAATTTTGCATAGCCAGTTAGAGAGTGAAAACATGGACTCGGAAATATACAACCAATCAGATTCAGTAGTTTCTTTGGCAGAAAGATAA